From the genome of Papaver somniferum cultivar HN1 chromosome 2, ASM357369v1, whole genome shotgun sequence, one region includes:
- the LOC113353729 gene encoding SEC14-like protein 1, producing the protein MTMVSQEAIEKLLDLMEEVEEPLKKSFQNMHQGYPTESLVRFLKARDGNVYKAHKMLIDCLTWRVENEIDKILTKPIVPTDLYRGVRDSQLLGLSGYSKGGLPVFAIGVGQSTFDKALVHYYVQSHIQINEYRDRVVLPHATKKCGRYIGTCLKVLDMTGLKLSALSHIKLLTVISTVDELNYPEKTDVY; encoded by the exons ATGACAATGGTTTCCCAAGAAGCTATCGAGAAGTTGCTTGATTTGATGGAAGAAG TTGAAGAACCTTTAAAGAAAAGTTTTCAG AATATGCATCAAGGATATCCAACTGAAAGTTTGGTGCGGTTTCTCAAGGCTAGAGACGGGAATGTCTACAAAGCGCATAAGATG CTAATTGATTGCTTGACCTGGAGGGTGGAAAATGAGATTGATAAGATATTAACG AAACCAATTGTTCCCACTGACTTGTATAGAGGTGTGCGGGATTCCCAGCTTCTAGGATTGTCAGGTTACTCAAAAGGG GGCCTTCCTGTCTTTGCTATTGGTGTTGGGCAAAGTACATTTGACAAAGCTTTG GTCCATTATTATGTCCAGTCACATATCCAAATCAATGAATATCGTGACCGTGTTGTGCTG CCTCATGCAACAAAGAAGTGTGGACGCTATATTGGGACCTGTCTGAAGGTTTTGGATATGACTGGTTTAAAGCTTTCCGCACTCAGCCATATAAAG CTACTGACTGTAATATCTACTGTTGATGAACTCAATTACCCGGAGAAAACCGATGTATATTAA
- the LOC113351633 gene encoding protein NRT1/ PTR FAMILY 5.11-like encodes MYGIVYSTGETFFQDLVGSADTSSMGNANVYIMMLQSITKTSRLVIDHLVYRVLSRRSRTGTLATLIRMGLGMFFSIGTCTIAQYTEAARLTAVENKTNIPVALYIPQFIALGFVTGLAGEGLKVFFQNEYSNWINFYATTITEVLTGMGTLLNTVLVLALRLATKKKDGRGPWDLVC; translated from the coding sequence ATGTATGGTATAGTTTACTCAACAGGAGAAACTTTCTTTCAAGATCTAGTAGGATCTGCGGACACATCTAGTATGGGCAATGCAAATGTGTACATTATGATGTTACAGAGTATTACAAAAACTTCAAGATTGGTTATTGATCATCTGGTTTATCGTGTTTTGTCTAGAAGATCAAGAACAGGAACACTTGCAACATTGATTAGAATGGGGCTTGGTATGTTCTTTTCAATTGGTACTTGTACAATTGCTCAGTACACAGAGGCTGCAAGATTGACTGCTGTCGAGAACAAAACGAATATTCCAGTTGCCTTATATATTCCTCAGTTTATTGCACTAGGTTTCGTTACTGGGTTAGCAGGGGAAGGCCTTAAAGTTTTCTTCCAAAACGAATACTCAAATTGGATTAACTTTTATGCAACAACTATCACTGAAGTTTTGACTGGAATGGGAACCCTTCTTAATACAGTTTTAGTTTTAGCTCTAAGATTAGCTACCAAGAAAAAAGACGGCCGTGGCCCGTGGGACTTGGTTTGCTGA